From the Deinococcus aetherius genome, the window CCCATCGAGTGCCCGACGGCGTGGAGGACCCGGCCGTGCCCCGGTCCGAGCCCCACCTCCGCGAGTTGCTCGCCCAGGGCGCGGGCGCTCTCCTCGATCTCGGCGTCGAAGCTCTCGTAGGCGTAGGCGAGGACGAGGTCGTACCCCGGCGCGAGGGCGGGCGGCGCCGGGTTCAGCCCGAGGTGCCCGGTGTGGAAGCTCGCGGCCATGCCGTCGGTGTCCCCGAAGATGCCGTGGACGTAGAGCAGCACCCGCCGCGAGGCCGCCACCCGCGCCCGGATCGCCTCGCGCTCCGCAAGGTAGGTGACCGCCCCGTCCTCGGCCACCTCGGCGACCCGGAGCTGCGGGTACACGGGCGGCCTCCCGAGTTGCTGACGCACGACCTTCTGCACGAAGATGCGGACGGCCCCGAGCAGGCTTCGCTCCGAAGGGTCGGGGGTGGGCAGCCGCTCCAGGCGCAACTCCGTTCCTCCCTCCGCCGCCCTGGCCGCCCCAAGCGGCAGGAACAGCCCGTGGGCCGCGTCGAAGGCCAGCGGGAGGAGGTGCTCGCCGGGCCCCAGCGGCGCGTTCAGGCGCAGGACGAGGGGAGCTTTTTCCGTCACCGCCGCCGGGTTCTCCACGTCGAGGAGTTCGAGCACCCCCAGGCCGGGGTCGTCGCCGCGAGTCGCCACGAAGGCGAAGGGCGCCACGTCGGGGTTCTCCGCCAGCCACGCGGGGAGGGAGGGGATGGGGGGGAACAGCGCCTCGCCCCGTGCCGCCTGCGGAAGGCTGGTGAGGCGGGCCCGCGCCCGCAGCCCCGGGTGGCCGAGCAGGGTGACCCCGCCGCCGAGCGCGGCGCTCTCCCCCACCGCCGGTACGGGCGCCGCCTCGCGGGGCCGCACGGTGGTGAAGGTCCAGGTGCCCGTGGTCCAGTCGGGGTGCTCGTCCGCGTCCTCGGGGGCGGGGCCCAGGTCGCGGGTCTGCACTCGGCTCAGGAGGCGGTCGAGGGCGCTCCGGGGGACGGGCCGGTCGCCCCGCCCGCCGCGCGGCACGTCGAGCGCGTCCTGGGCGAGCAGCGTCGCGTCGAAGGGCCGCTCGCTCACGATGAGCTTGAGCACGTCGGTGAACTCGGTGCGGCCCTCCTCCCACAGCGCCCTCGGCACGGCGGGGTAGATCGGCCGCCCGCCGTTCGCCGTGATCTCCTCCCCGGGGCCCAGCCGCAGGCAGCCCCCCGGGGTGAGGCCCGCGACGACCGCGAAGGTCTCGGGCAGGTCGAGGAGGGCGCAGTGCAGCTCCCAGCCCGTCGTGTTCCTCAGCCGCAGGCGGAGCTGGGGCTGGACCCACCGCCCGTCCCGGAACTCGTACTCCAGGCGCAGCGGGCCGCCAAGGGGAAGGGGCTCGGCGGTCAGGGCCACGCCGTCCGCCCCGGACCCCGGACGCAGCCGCTCGGCGGTCAGCTCCACGGCGTCCGGCGGAAGGCGGGTGTCCCCGTGGAGGAGGTCGCGGGTCTGTTCCCAGCGGGCGACGTGTTCGAGCCGGGCCACGACCAGCCGCGCGCCCTCCGGGGTGAGGCCGGGCACCTCGGGCACGAGCAGGCGGTCGGTGTGGGGCCGGGTAAGGCGGAACGCCCCGTCAGCCGCGAGGACCCGCAGCCCGGCGTCCCGCAGGTTCCCGGGGGTGGTCGCCTCGCGCACGAACAGGGACGGGACCTGCCCCCCGGCCTGAGCCAGCGCGTCCCGGAGGAGCCCCACCCCCTGCGCCTCCCCAGCGAGGATCACGGGCGTCCTGGGCAGGGGCGCGGACAGGACGACCGCCCGGTACGTCGTCCGGGAGTCGGGCGCCGCGCCCTCCCGCAGGGTGAGCCGCACCCGGCTCGCGGACGGCCCCACCTCGGTGACGCGGGCCGTGCCCAGTGAGGCCCTAGGGTCCCTCCACCCGGCGGGGGGACTTCCCAGGTCGAGGACGGCGAGGGTAGTCGTCTCCCCGCCCTCCGGCGGGCGCAGGCCGTGGAGGGTGCCCGCGTCGATCTCCCAC encodes:
- a CDS encoding caspase family protein; the protein is MGKKVYVLAVGIDTYAGPVRPLRGCGNDIQALLTLLEDRTRAAGADLVPLRLLDGEATREAVIGAVRSHLHRAGPGDAALLYFSGHGSQEKAPPEFRHLEPGGRNQTLVCFDSRLPGGYDLADKEVGALLAEVAAGGAHVLAVFDCCHAGGITRDSGEDVLGVRHQPAGEEVRPLESYLFAPETLAGMRARGPAQGWFVLPESRAAVISACEAFETAKEVRAGDGEVRGALSAALETALRQLPPNVSLRDVFGRVSTVIRHEVEAQTPQLEAGDVRDLDRPFLGGAVAARPPSFTLRHAPGGEWEIDAGTLHGLRPPEGGETTTLAVLDLGSPPAGWRDPRASLGTARVTEVGPSASRVRLTLREGAAPDSRTTYRAVVLSAPLPRTPVILAGEAQGVGLLRDALAQAGGQVPSLFVREATTPGNLRDAGLRVLAADGAFRLTRPHTDRLLVPEVPGLTPEGARLVVARLEHVARWEQTRDLLHGDTRLPPDAVELTAERLRPGSGADGVALTAEPLPLGGPLRLEYEFRDGRWVQPQLRLRLRNTTGWELHCALLDLPETFAVVAGLTPGGCLRLGPGEEITANGGRPIYPAVPRALWEEGRTEFTDVLKLIVSERPFDATLLAQDALDVPRGGRGDRPVPRSALDRLLSRVQTRDLGPAPEDADEHPDWTTGTWTFTTVRPREAAPVPAVGESAALGGGVTLLGHPGLRARARLTSLPQAARGEALFPPIPSLPAWLAENPDVAPFAFVATRGDDPGLGVLELLDVENPAAVTEKAPLVLRLNAPLGPGEHLLPLAFDAAHGLFLPLGAARAAEGGTELRLERLPTPDPSERSLLGAVRIFVQKVVRQQLGRPPVYPQLRVAEVAEDGAVTYLAEREAIRARVAASRRVLLYVHGIFGDTDGMAASFHTGHLGLNPAPPALAPGYDLVLAYAYESFDAEIEESARALGEQLAEVGLGPGHGRVLHAVGHSMGGCVLRWFVEQGGGADRIGHLVMLGTPNGGSPWPTVQAWATALLAFGLNHLPGLDWPGKALGALLGAVERFDQALDQLAPTSDFMRKLGENPDPGPGVRYTVIAGNTSLRPDALRGEDGAPSLADRLLGLLSRDGALRAVGDRLFGEPNDVAVSVRSTFALPPAWAGRAEVRVVPCDHLTYFDTAAGLSALAAALGEPALQTSSD